In Silurus meridionalis isolate SWU-2019-XX chromosome 7, ASM1480568v1, whole genome shotgun sequence, the genomic stretch agatatagatatagatatagataaagatatatatagatatagatagatagatagatagatagatagatagatagatagatagatagatagatagatagatagatagatagatggtggGAAACCTATAAAAactagcaaaataaaataacaaagtaataattaaacaaatgttaGACATTGACTGTACATATCATATATGTGTGAtagatatgtatgtatatatgtatgtataatagatagatagatagatagatagatagatagatagatagatagatagatagatagatagatagatagatagatagataaagttacaaatataaaaaaaaggaaaaataaaataaagtaatatttaAAGAAGAAATTTTAGACAATAACTGAACAATATTGTGCTAATATTGACTATTGACAGTGACtctacaatgtttttttatatatatttaaacataactATGttgtaatattataaaaaaaaacaattttatgcaatttatacatttcttaCACTTTCGCACAAattagtttttctcagttgctttgcagCATTTCCCGAATCAGCCTTAACATTTGCAAActagtaagtgcatttctcaaagcaatttgtacaaacagcaccacacattggatttcttgcaaaagcctctacttttctcaaaatcatcagttcatctctcaaaagtaagtatgtGTTTCAATGAACATGTCATTGCCATGaaaataacaagtccttttgttATTATTCACATACAAGATCGTCAAAAAGTTTAGTCATGTCAGTATGACggcgcacagtttcagtattttcgGTGTTTTGCTCTGTCGCTAATTGAAGGTTcccgagattcacctttgacctgttttaaagaactagttgatcattggttgatctgattcCTCACTCGCCCTGTATATTAGTCAATTCATCAATTTAagtcacatttacaataaaagtttaatagaaatttaagaTTGACAGATGATGAGAACTGGTTTAACCTTTTTGCATTGAAAGaattatgcaatgaactgatgccgagatgttttggTGGTTAAGAGTATTCAGGTgaaaaccagtataatatatttttatcaacataaacaactgataatgtaggaaacaacaaacaattgtacacaatcaatgaaattaatgtacaaaagcattcacaattcACAAGCATTCACAAGAATTGATTTTTTGGTGTATGATGTTGaagttgaacaagtagttttaagaatttcattactgatctgagaaatgctccaaagcaactgagaaaactATAAAGTGTGTTCACCTCAAACAAATGCACAAACTACACACAGGagatttatttgcattatttatttgcacagtaaatgtttttgcttgattgtttgtttatctCTGCTCATGAGCTTTTCAGTGTAACAGTGTCTAATTTTTAACACAACGCCACCATGAACACATcgaatttgtaaaaaaaaaaaaagaaaacagtttgTACCCTACTCACTGTTTTTTTATCACTTATTTCAGTGTCCTTCAACACCAGTGTCATCTTTCACTTTAATCTGACTTCCATGCCTGAGTCAGAGGTGATCCTCTCAGCAAGCCTACATTTCCTCAAGCAGCACAACCGGCCCTTGAGCTGCCGACGTTCCAGAGGCTCCTCGTGTCACAAGCAACACCTTTGACCCCTTTAAAGCTGGTTTTCGAGGGCTGTCTCAAAACACAACCTTCCCAGCCTTTTTGGGTAACGTCACATTGTCTCCTCATAAAAAAGGACACTGGCAGATGTCTGACGTGTCCTCGGTTGTCCAATGGGCTCGTGCTCGAAATGAGCTTTTACTTTTGGTGGAACTTGACTCTGGAGAGAAGCCACAGGATCGCATCCCACCTTCCATCTTGCCTTATATTCTTGTTTTTGCTAACGACCTGGCCATAAATGAACCGAACAGCATCGCTATGAGCTTACAGAGATACAGCCCTGTGGGAAAAGAGAGAGCAAACAGACCACCCTCGGTCACTCCGAGCTCCAGGATCAGACGAGAAGCAGAGCACTTACAGAATTTCCTTCCCAACCTCCAGTATGACGATCAGAAAAACAAGCAACTATGGTACAACACTTACTTTGCTTTAAAACCCAAAACCTCGTCCAAGAGTCACTCTGCGAGACAAGGTCCTGAAGTCCGGACAGGAGGAAGTGTGACTCGGGAACTGAGCTTCGATAAAAGGACCATGAAAAAGGCTCGGCGTAAGCAGTGGAGTGAACCACGGGCATGCGCAAGGCGTTACCTGAGAGTGGATTTCGCCGATATCGGCTGGAGCGAGTGGATTCTGGCTCCCAAAGCGTTTGATGCGTACTACTGTGCTGGAACCTGTGGATTCCCCATGCCCAAGGTGAGACCCGAACTAAACATTTAGTAGTGAAGAATATATTAGATTACtgttttttctcagttgctttggagcatttttcaAATCATccataatatttgcaaaccaatTTGTgtcaaatgaacaaatgaatgctttcagaataacaagtccttttgtcattgttcacaaataaGATCTTCGAAATGTTTTGTCATGTTGTCAATATGACTGTGCACAGTTTCActttttcctgatttaaacaAAAGGAGGAATTTCTTCAGCAGCAcaactgcatttatttgattgtttatttgatttgtattgGTTGCAAGAGACCGGAAaggatttacatttttactgtactgtacaagtgtttttgttcctggttgttcatccattttcagaaattgtaattctgtgttttgctcagTCGCCAAtcgaaggttcacgagattcacctttgacctgttttagaggactctttgatcattggttgatctgatgccgttcactcgccttcattagtgacattcaagattctgCACAATTCATTGGTTTcggtcacatttacaaaaaaaaaatttttattagaaattttagatgacagatgatgacaactggtttaaccattttacattcaatgaattatgcaatgaactgatgctgaaatgttttgggggtaaaaactattcaggtgaaaccagaataatatattttgatcaacacgacataaacaactgataatgtaggaaacagcatataattgtacacaatccattaaataaatgtaccaaagcattcgcaatttgatcaaagcaacgagaaatgtttttatgataaGCACAAGAGACTATTCACATGATGTGAAtccaaagcaactaagaaaaaagttaatcctcataacatctaggcAATGTTTAAATCAGTTATCATAATTTGTCAAATTtctattaacctttttttttgtcttgaattGATAAATTCTGAAGaggaatcttgaatgtcactaatgaaggtgagtgaacggcatcagatcaatcAATGATCAACTAAAATATTTTCCTAAACAGGTCAAAGGTTAATCTCGgaatgaatgaagaatgaatgaatgaagaaccAGAAAAAGAAAGTGTTCGGTCTCTTAAaatcaatatcccacatacagtaaagTGTACATTTGTGTACA encodes the following:
- the gdf10b gene encoding LOW QUALITY PROTEIN: growth/differentiation factor 10b (The sequence of the model RefSeq protein was modified relative to this genomic sequence to represent the inferred CDS: inserted 2 bases in 1 codon), whose translation is MRFKFLHALHVVLLLDLVEVKQSDSVTPEQDAPRDMRSVHMFKLYHQFNKERHSHRDQNTVRSFQAVQVSFNTSVIFHFNLTSMPESEVILSASLHFLKQHNRPLSCRRSRGSSCHKXNTFDPFKAGFRGLSQNTTFPAFLGNVTLSPHKKGHWQMSDVSSVVQWARARNELLLLVELDSGEKPQDRIPPSILPYILVFANDLAINEPNSIAMSLQRYSPVGKERANRPPSVTPSSRIRREAEHLQNFLPNLQYDDQKNKQLWYNTYFALKPKTSSKSHSARQGPEVRTGGSVTRELSFDKRTMKKARRKQWSEPRACARRYLRVDFADIGWSEWILAPKAFDAYYCAGTCGFPMPKVVRPSNHATIQSIVRAVGIVPGVPEPCCIPEKMSELAVLFLDASRNMVLKLYPNMSVETCACR